GAGATTTCTAGTACCATCTGGCCTGGAGCCAACTGTGGACCCGTGACACACTGCAGCTGTGCTCCAAACTTTGTCCTAGGGTGGGAGGTACTTGTCAGTACATGGGGCCAGTTCCACTGCCTCCTCCATGGCAGCTTTTCCACCCTTCCCCCAGGGCTAGGCAGGCTCAGCAGCCATGGGCAACACATACACTTCACAAGGGACATCATTGAGTGTCACCCGAACATCCTCCTTGGAGCCTGTGTCCAGGTGAGTGCCATTGATGGTCAATGTGGTACCACCTGCCTGTGGCCCCTGTCGTGGCTCCACACTGAGAGGCTGGGGTTGCTGAGAGCAATACACATAGTTAGTGCCAAGGACTCGGGATCACCGGATAGTGACTATTGTTAGAAGCCAACTGCTATGGGGTCAGTACAAAGGCTGGACTCATAGCTTGGTCAGGTACTTACTTGGTAAGTGAACTGGACGTGTGGTGGTGAATGGCCAAGCTTTCCATTTACATCCACCTCAATACCTCCCGTGAAAGGCGTCTCTGCAGCCTCAATTGCACACACAATCCTGTTGATAGACAGAACCCAGTCAGCTCTTTACTTACCACTGTAGCATCTGCGAAGTTGCTGGGAGCTCAGGCTGATGGAGCTCACTCACCGGGTAGATACGGAGTACCATTTTGGTTCAAAGGCACAGTTTTGGCCAGCCACAGTGATCTTCTTGACATCATCTGCTGTGACACCCAAATTGGACCCATGGATAGTGACTCGGATGCCCCCACCCAGTGGGCCTGTCTCAGGCTGGATCTGAAATTGGCAGAGCCTGGTAAATGAATGGCTTGGGAAGATGAAGCTGTGGGGACGGGGTAGAGGTCAGTTGTGGCAAAACTCACCCTGGTAATGACTGGTGGTGGGCATTCTGAAGTAACATTGCTGCACAGGGCCTCATACACACACCGGTTCTGCCCCCGGCACCACACACACCTGTAGGCAGGATCAGCAGCCAGACACAGGCTACAGTCACTGCGGCCAAAGGAGCAGTTGTAGAGAGTCACTGTGGAGGAGAATGTAGTTAGTAGTCGTTCTGGTCCCTACCCCACCTTCCCCAGATTCCACCTACCTTGTAGCTTGCTGTCAATTTTCTTGTCAAAGGACTTAACATACAGGTGAAGAGGCAGTGTCTCATTAGTGTCATGGGATAGCTGCATGGGACACATAGGGACAAACTGTATTGCCTGCCCTTCTGATACCCCAAAAGCCACAGGAATCCCTCTACTGCCAAAGGTCAGTGAAGTCTGCCAGGTAGACAGGAATTAGTGtacatcacacagacatactctGAGAACATGAGTATGTTCAAGGACATAGACAGAGATGCTTGGAGACCACAAGGCACAGGGCAGGAGGGACAAGACCCTGGCTAGGCTCCAGTCCCAGAGGTAATACCCACCCTCCAGCCCTGAGATGAGTGGTAGTACCTTTGGGGTCTTAAAAGAGAAGGCTCCTGACTCCTGCATAGTCACAGTTGCCTTAAACTTCAACAGGTCACTGCCCACATAGAGGGAAGAAACCTAAAGAGAGTACAGTCAGCATCCTCTAGGCAAGCTGGCTAACTGtcctgcgcccccccccccccccgcccctgcaTAGAATCCGTGTCTCCAAAAGTTCCCAAAGAACCTCACCACCTAGTCTGCTCATGTTCAGGTACCTCTGAagacctctgcctccctccctatCTCTAATGTCTCCCGACTACTCTCAGTGCTGAGTGGAGATGTAAAGACCCTCAGCTTCGGGAGGATAACTCTCAAGCAAGCCCCTACCACCACCAGCGAAACTTCACCCAAGGCcttctctaccttcccagtgtCCAAGTTTTTGCCCTGGAAGGTCACTTCTGTCTCATGGTTCATGGGGATGACCGAAGGGCTAGGGTCCAGGAACTGGGGGCAGTTGACCTCCTGGGAGAGAAAGAGCAAAACTGGTGAGATGGAGCTCTCCTAACACCTGTGGTCCTAACCACAGGCATATCAGAGTGGCTGGCTCACCATGTGGGCACGTATGATTCCATCCTCCGGGTTGGGTGAGGCCTCTCGACACTCATGATACAGCAGGTCCCACTGGCACATCCAACGGTTGCTAGCACAAGAGATGCACCTGGTGAGAGGGTCATAAGGGTGTGAGGGGCTTGGATTACAAGGAACCTAGGAGGCAGGGGCGGGGCGGGGGCGGGCCTCAAAAGGCAGCCAGGACTCACGGCAGGTTCTCCACCAAGCTCATAGCCTCTCTGCAGTCATAGAAAGGATACTGGTGGGAGGTGAGGAAGACACTGCCACGTTTGAAGAGGAGCTGGATGCTCACAGCCACATGGTCTGAAGAATGCGGGTGGGGATAGGGTCAGGTGTAGCTAGAGAAGAAGGGTGGAGCTGGACCTGCTCCAATGCCCAGCTGAAAGCAGGACTGTGCTGGGACCTTAGGCTACAACCCAGTCTGTAGGTTCAGCTGGTCCTGCATGTTCAGGTGGCCCGCTGATGCAGTCCAATCTGGGCTCTGGTCTCAGCTCCTAGGGCTAGGCTCATCTTTCTCCCCTGGGCTTGGCTGCTTTCATACCCCCTCTCTGTTCCTGCAAGTGCTGAGGGCAGTTGGCTCCTTAGAGTCTGGGTGGGAGGGACTCCCAGGTCCCTGCCCGTATCACTCTGTGGCCTCATGGCCTTGTCACCCCCAGCATTCAACGGACAGACAGATATAGCACCTGTCTTAGCCCAGACTGAGGCCTTCAACCAGCTGCCTCGGGCTGGGTACAGTAGCAGTACAAATAACTCATGGGGGATCATGATCTTGGTCTCCCTAGAACAGAGCACTCAGCCTTCAGGCGAAGAACAAAGTATTCTCaaaattgggatttttttttttccctctcttcccaaTAATAACAGCCTGCACCTAGGATTGGTTCATACATAGTGCTTAATGAAGTAAAATAGGAGAGTAGGTAAGAGTCTAGAAAAAGCTTTGGGCAGGAAAAAGGAAGCAGAGTAGGCCCAGGGACTAAAGGATATGAGACCTCACCTTGGCCTGGTGGTGTGCTAGGGATGCTGCTTGGGGGGTCACAGATGATGGCATCCCCCTCCACCTGGGCAGAGCGTGGTGGTGGTTCACCAAAGAGGCACAGCAACTCATCCTCCTGAGTCAGGGTGGGTAGGGGGCTGACAGACAGCCGTACCTGCAGGAGGAGACATAATTCCTAGAACATGCTTCTGGGTCTAGGATGTTCATGTGGTCCTGGGTCCAAGGACCCAGACACCAGACTCTCCTGGGACTACCAATAAGGAATCCCCTGGGCCAGCTTGACTCATAACTACCTATCAGCTTAGGGCAAGATCAGAAAAGGAAAGCTTGTTGAGAAAGGGAAGActagagacacagctcagtgaaAAAGCTCTTGCCTTACACGAATAAGACCCTAGTTCTAATTCCTGGTGCTCAAAATAAAACATCTGAAGATAACAATGGTGCTTCTCTGATAGCTCCCAGCCAGCAGCTGTGTAAGGAGAGCCCCGCCTGGCCCTGTACACCACTACCTGCCACCTGTCACATACCTGTCCTGGAGCCCGCCGGCTCATATTCTGTGGATTAGCATCAGTGATGGCCACACAGGATTTGCTCCGGCTCCACAGCCAGTGGCCAGTTTCCTCAGCCCGTGAGCACTCAGCCTTCCTGGTGCATCTGAAAGGACAGAGAATAACCTCAGGCCCAGTACTCTTTGGCCTGAAGGCCATTGGGACAAGGACAAATGGCTCACCGTCCCTCGACGACACACCAGCCACAGTAGGGATCTTGGGAGTCACGACACTGAGCACAGGTTAGGTAGCTCAGACATTCTTGCACTGGGAGCCGGAACACCTAGAGGTGAGATAGCAGGGCTTTGGGGCAACATGACTTAGAGACACGGGGCCCCACTTCAGATACCAGACTCTCCTGGGACTACCAATAAGGAATCCCCTGGGCCAGCTTGATTCATAACTACCTATCAGCTTAGGGCAAGATCAGAAAAGGAAAGCTTGTTGAGAAAGGGAagactggagacacagctcagtgaaAAAGCTCTTGCCTCACACGCGTAAGACCCTAGTTCTAATTCCTGGTGCTCAAAATAAAACATCTGAAGATAACAATGGTGCTATGAAGACTCAGAGACATGAGCCCGGGCTCTGTGCAACTGTCCAAGGCAAAGCCCAGCATATCCTCCAGGCTTGTTTCAAAATGGCCTTCTGAGGCCATCTTTAGGCTGACCTTATCATGGGTCATAGCATACAGACTGGACAGGTTTCCAGACAGTGCCAGGTCCTGCTTGATTTTCTTGTTGATGTCTACCAGGATAGAGCCATACTCTGCAGAAGTACCATCTGGGGCAAGGTACACCTGTGAACACCAAGGCAGTCCATGAGAACAGGGGGCATCATGCCTAACCGGTCGCTCTAGAAACCTCTCTGCTGGGGGCAGTACCTTAAGGATCCGGCCATCTGAGGTGCCCAGGAAGGCGACAATATGGCCATTCTCGGCAGTGACCGTCACTGCTGTCAGATTCAGGCCCCCACGGTACAGAAGGGCTGTGGTGATGAGTCCATCACGGCTGCCCAGTGGGTAGGGCAGATGCTCCGAGCCACACGGGAAGCTCTCGATGGCACCCTGTGGATCACAGCGTCAGGACAGGGCCTTGTCTCCTAGGTTTTTCCCTACCAGGGCTCCAAGCTATAGGAGCCAGACCCTATCCTCCACAACACAAATATGCTGACACTCAAGGGGAAACATACACCTATGAACAGGCAAGACACGTACTTGCACATGGCCACCACACTGGATGTCTCCGTGGAAGGGCTTGTAGAAGGTTTCACGGCCTGTCTCTCGGATACCTGTGTAGCAGTTATTACGGCTGGCTTCCATCTTGGCATTGACTTCATCTAGTGGGAAAACACAGAGGCCTGCACCAGGCCCCCCACTGCTCCGGCCATCTCTGCTGAAGACAGCATAGAGTGCCCTGCCAGCACCTGGTGTGGCTACAGATGCCGCTAGGCAGGTACCAAAGAACGGGCCTTGGGGGTCACTGGGATCCCGACACTGCAGGTCCATCTCTACATAGGAGTAGTAGGAGGGATCATCTTTGCACATGCGTGCCAGGAGTGTGCGGTTCCTAGCAGGGTGCTTGTCTTGCTGGTTGAAGATGAAAAAAACATAGCGGCCATCCTCAAAGGCTGCAATGAACTGCTGAGTGTTAGTGGACAGGTAGCCAGCCTTGAAGGTGGTATGGTCTGAGTAGGCCTCAAAGGCCTCCCGGCCCTCAGCCCTGTCCAGCAGGCGGGTGCTCACGATGATGCCGTTGTCATGTGGCCCATTGCCTTTGCCCACAAACAGCACGCGCTCACCATCGGGTCGCGTGGAGCTCACCAGCCCTACTGTGGCCACTCTCTCGTCATTGCTGGCTACAAAGGACTTCTCTCCACTGCCATCCTCATAGAAAAGGCGCACCGAGATATTGCTCAGGGCACGCAGAGCACAGATGCCCTTGAAAAGGCTGCCACACTCGACTAGGCGTTTCCCAGGTGGGTCGAGCAGCAACAGCTGGTTGACGTTGTCAGTGAGCACTGCTTCATGGCACTGACTAGCCTCAATGGGTGGTGTGCACTTCTTGTTATCCATGGCGGGTCCTGTGACCACATGCTGCTGGAGATGCAGGTCAGCACTCAGCTGGTAGAGCGCGTTCACTGCCCCAACATATACCACACCCGAGGCCTCATCCACAACCAGGTGGTTCAGCTCTGTGTCACTGCGGAAACTCTCCGGCTTGCGGGACCGTAGGTTCAACCCTAGGCCCGCCAGACCCAGGAAGGTCAGGGCCCAGAGTGACACAGCCATTGCCCCTAGAACTCTGTGGGGAAAGACAGTAAGGGTCAGATAAGCCCAGGCCTCTCCTCATTCAGACCCTTCCCTGAATGTCCAGAGTACAGGCCATAATCACTTGAAGGAACACCCAAGGGAAAGCTCTGGGAAAACTCCTAGCTATTCATACACATTCCTCTCAAGAAGCTACAGGTGGCCGGGcagttgggcggtggtggtacacacctttaatcccagcactggggaggcagaggcaggcggatctctgtgagttcaagaccagcctggtctacaagagctaattccaggacagctccaaagacagagaaaccgTGCcccgaaaaactaaaaaaaaaaaaaaaaaaaaaagccacaggtGGTCTCGGGGTACAAACCCCAGACTTGTGGATATGTAAACCTATATTGCTTGAGACCAAGGCTGCAACTAAAGGCCATGCACATGACCCAGGCAAGCATGGTCATTTACTTATGTCCAATTCCAGAGACCCTTGGCCCAGGATGGCCCCAACTCCATTCATAGCTCTCCATTTGCTGTCTATTTCAATCCACCAGTTCAGagggcggtgtgtgtgtgtgtgtgtgtgtgtgtgtgtgtgtgtgtgtgtgtgtgtgtgtgtctgtatggtgACTTGCACTCTCTAGGATCCTGGGTCAAGAGTCCACTTGGAGGAAAATCTAGGGTCTTATTGCTGGATCCTGCAGACAGACTCGGCTTTGTCTCCTAGGTGCCTGAAAACACCCTCAACTCTAGAACCTACTGAGTGTGCCTGAAACAGTATGACTGCCTCTGGGGCACAATGGCAAGGAGGCCTCCAGACCTCTAATACCCCTTATTTAAGAGCATTCTAGGGGTaaacttaagagcactggctgctcttccagaggacccaagttcaattgcCAGTTCCAAACGGCAGCTCACAACATCtgcaact
This DNA window, taken from Cricetulus griseus strain 17A/GY chromosome 2, alternate assembly CriGri-PICRH-1.0, whole genome shotgun sequence, encodes the following:
- the Plxnb2 gene encoding plexin-B2 isoform X3, yielding MAVSLWALTFLGLAGLGLNLRSRKPESFRSDTELNHLVVDEASGVVYVGAVNALYQLSADLHLQQHVVTGPAMDNKKCTPPIEASQCHEAVLTDNVNQLLLLDPPGKRLVECGSLFKGICALRALSNISVRLFYEDGSGEKSFVASNDERVATVGLVSSTRPDGERVLFVGKGNGPHDNGIIVSTRLLDRAEGREAFEAYSDHTTFKAGYLSTNTQQFIAAFEDGRYVFFIFNQQDKHPARNRTLLARMCKDDPSYYSYVEMDLQCRDPSDPQGPFFGTCLAASVATPGAGRALYAVFSRDGRSSGGPGAGLCVFPLDEVNAKMEASRNNCYTGIRETGRETFYKPFHGDIQCGGHVQGAIESFPCGSEHLPYPLGSRDGLITTALLYRGGLNLTAVTVTAENGHIVAFLGTSDGRILKVYLAPDGTSAEYGSILVDINKKIKQDLALSGNLSSLYAMTHDKVFRLPVQECLSYLTCAQCRDSQDPYCGWCVVEGRCTRKAECSRAEETGHWLWSRSKSCVAITDANPQNMSRRAPGQVRLSVSPLPTLTQEDELLCLFGEPPPRSAQVEGDAIICDPPSSIPSTPPGQDHVAVSIQLLFKRGSVFLTSHQYPFYDCREAMSLVENLPCISCASNRWMCQWDLLYHECREASPNPEDGIIRAHMEVNCPQFLDPSPSVIPMNHETEVTFQGKNLDTGKVSSLYVGSDLLKFKATVTMQESGAFSFKTPKLSHDTNETLPLHLYVKSFDKKIDSKLQVTLYNCSFGRSDCSLCLAADPAYRCVWCRGQNRCVYEALCSNVTSECPPPVITRIQPETGPLGGGIRVTIHGSNLGVTADDVKKITVAGQNCAFEPKWYSVSTRIVCAIEAAETPFTGGIEVDVNGKLGHSPPHVQFTYQQPQPLSVEPRQGPQAGGTTLTINGTHLDTGSKEDVRVTLNDVPCEVTKFGAQLQCVTGPQLAPGQMVLEISYGGSRVPSSGVSFTYCENPVLRAFEPLRSFVSGGRSINVTGQGFSLIQKFAMVVIAEPLRSWRRRREAESLEPMTVTGTEYVFYNDTKVVFLSPAVPEEPEAYNLTALIQMDGHRALLRTEAGAFEYVADPTFENFTGGVKKQVNKLIHARGTNLNKAMTLEEAEAFVGAERCIMKTLTETDLYCEPPEVQPPPKRRQKRDTTHNLPEFIVKFGSREWVLGRVEYDTRVSDVPLSLILPLVMVPMVFIIAVSIYCYWRKSQQAEREYEKIKSQLEGLEESVRDRCKKEFTDLMIEMEDQTNDVHEAGIPTLDYKTYTDRVFFLPSKDGDKDVMITGKLDIPESRRPIVEQALYQFSNLLNSKSFLINFIHTLENQREFSARAKVYFASLLTVALHGKLEYYTDIMRTLFLELMEQYVVAKNPKLMLRRSETVVERMLSNWMSICLYQYLKDSAGEPLYKLFKAIKHQVEKGPVDAVQKKAKYTLNDTGLLGDDVEYAPLTVSVIIQDEGVEAIPVKVLNCDTISQVKEKIIDQVYRTQPCSCWPKPDSVVLEWRPGSTAQILSDLDLTSQREGRWKRINTLMHYNVRDGATLILSKVGVSQQPEDSQQDLPGERHALLEEENRVWHLVRPTDEVDEGKSKRGSVKEKERTKAITEIYLTRLLSVKGTLQQFVDNFFQSVLAPGNAVPPAVKYFFDFLDEQAEKHDIRDEDTIHIWKTNSLPLRFWVNILKNPHFIFDVHVHEVVDASLSVIAQTFMDACTRTEHKLSRDSPSNKLLYAKEISTYKKMVEDYYKGIRQMVQVSDQDMNTHLAEISRAHTDSLNTLVALHQLYQYTQKYYDEIINALEEDPAAQKMQLAFRLQQIAAALENKVTDL